A genomic region of Rhodospirillaceae bacterium contains the following coding sequences:
- a CDS encoding formate/nitrite transporter family protein, which yields MDETPQRRSIDIDAYAPPEIASRIETAGVKKAHLPVLQTMVLAVLAGAFIAFGGMFYTLVVTDSGMGFGPQRLLGGIAFSLGLILVVIAGAELFTGNNLIVMAWAENKISTHQLMRNWLLVYIGNFVGAMATALIVYWSGILSLGDGALGETAKAIAHGKVQLPFMEAFLRGVLCNTLVCLAVWLCFAAHTVTGKILAIIFPVSAFVALGFEHSVANMYLIPIGYLASVGDSSATGLMSYFTATNGITLSGFIGNLVPVTLGNIVGGSVFVALVYWIVYLRDTDS from the coding sequence ATGGACGAAACGCCCCAACGCAGGTCTATCGACATCGATGCTTACGCACCGCCGGAAATCGCTTCCAGGATTGAAACGGCAGGCGTCAAGAAAGCTCACTTGCCTGTATTACAGACGATGGTTCTAGCCGTGTTGGCTGGAGCCTTTATTGCCTTTGGCGGCATGTTTTATACGCTTGTCGTTACCGACAGTGGAATGGGGTTCGGACCCCAAAGACTCTTGGGTGGGATTGCGTTTTCCCTCGGGCTTATTCTCGTCGTTATAGCGGGTGCAGAACTGTTTACCGGCAACAACCTTATCGTCATGGCGTGGGCTGAAAATAAAATCAGCACTCATCAACTAATGCGAAATTGGCTGCTGGTCTACATCGGAAATTTTGTTGGTGCAATGGCAACAGCGTTGATCGTTTACTGGTCCGGAATTCTATCACTTGGCGATGGAGCACTTGGCGAAACAGCCAAAGCAATCGCCCACGGCAAAGTGCAGTTACCGTTTATGGAAGCCTTCTTAAGGGGGGTGCTGTGTAACACCCTGGTCTGCCTTGCTGTTTGGCTGTGTTTTGCCGCCCACACCGTGACCGGAAAAATTCTGGCAATTATTTTTCCCGTCTCAGCCTTTGTCGCGTTGGGATTCGAGCACTCGGTGGCCAACATGTATCTTATCCCCATCGGCTATCTGGCAAGCGTCGGCGACTCATCGGCGACCGGATTGATGAGCTATTTCACAGCAACAAACGGCATCACCCTCAGCGGCTTTATCGGGAACTTGGTTCCCGTCACTTTAGGAAACATTGTTGGCGGCAGCGTGTTCGTCGCACTGGTTTATTGGATCGTCTACCTGCGCGACACCGACTCATAA
- a CDS encoding YciI family protein codes for MLFAIFCIDKPGMAEKRAAVMQPHRDYLAQASVKIVMSGPLVDDDGETVVGSLYVVEAADRAEIEAFQKDDPLVAADLWELVEVRAFSKRVDNRD; via the coding sequence ATGCTGTTTGCGATATTTTGTATTGATAAACCAGGGATGGCGGAAAAACGCGCTGCTGTCATGCAACCGCATCGGGACTATCTTGCGCAGGCATCGGTCAAGATCGTGATGTCAGGGCCCTTAGTTGATGATGATGGCGAAACCGTTGTGGGTAGTCTCTACGTTGTGGAAGCAGCAGATCGAGCCGAAATTGAGGCGTTTCAAAAAGATGACCCCTTGGTCGCAGCCGACCTTTGGGAATTGGTTGAGGTGCGCGCCTTTTCAAAGCGCGTCGACAATCGGGATTAA
- a CDS encoding MFS transporter encodes MCVLIIFGVRASYGLFLKPQSLELGWGREVFAFAIAMQNLLWGAFQPFAAAFADKAGAGKSIFIGGILFVVGLLTMMHATDPLTFQLSAGVIIGMAQAAAGNVIIIGVVGRVMPPEKRTWAIGIVISVGASGQFLIVPLSQLLLTNYGWSATYGLLALLASIVIAMSFVIGRVEKRIAPPKKAGGESFTLRAILAEASRHNGYRLLVAGFFVCGFHVAFISVHLPAYLTDLGMPTGTGAWSLALIGFFNVVGSYVSGVLSGRYRKKYLLSGLYTCRAFIILAFIMFPISNVTVFIFSALMGFFWLSTVPPTSGIVAQIFGTRYMGTLFAIVFFSHQVGAFFGVWLGGYFFDNFGSYMPVWWAGIALALTAAALHAPINDEAVPRFANG; translated from the coding sequence ATGTGCGTCCTGATAATTTTTGGCGTTCGTGCCAGTTACGGGCTGTTCTTAAAACCCCAGAGCTTGGAATTAGGCTGGGGACGGGAAGTGTTTGCCTTCGCCATCGCCATGCAAAATCTGTTGTGGGGTGCATTTCAACCATTTGCTGCAGCGTTTGCAGATAAAGCAGGGGCGGGAAAGAGTATTTTCATCGGCGGCATCCTCTTCGTGGTTGGGCTTCTTACGATGATGCATGCTACCGATCCTCTGACCTTTCAACTCAGTGCTGGCGTGATTATCGGTATGGCACAGGCAGCTGCAGGAAATGTAATTATCATTGGCGTTGTCGGGCGGGTTATGCCCCCGGAGAAACGAACTTGGGCCATCGGCATCGTAATTTCAGTCGGCGCATCTGGGCAGTTCTTGATCGTGCCATTGAGCCAGCTTTTACTCACAAATTACGGATGGTCTGCGACGTACGGGCTGCTGGCTCTTCTGGCCTCCATTGTTATCGCTATGTCTTTCGTGATCGGAAGGGTCGAAAAACGCATTGCGCCACCCAAGAAAGCCGGAGGAGAGAGCTTTACCTTACGCGCAATCCTAGCCGAAGCATCGCGCCATAACGGGTACCGATTGCTGGTTGCGGGCTTTTTCGTGTGTGGTTTTCATGTCGCCTTTATTAGTGTGCATCTGCCCGCTTACCTCACTGATTTGGGGATGCCTACTGGCACAGGGGCGTGGTCGCTGGCATTAATTGGGTTCTTTAATGTTGTTGGTAGTTATGTGTCTGGGGTTCTTTCTGGACGCTATCGAAAAAAGTATTTGTTGAGTGGGCTTTATACGTGTCGGGCTTTTATCATCTTGGCTTTTATTATGTTCCCCATCAGCAATGTAACCGTGTTCATCTTTTCAGCGCTTATGGGTTTCTTTTGGCTCAGCACCGTCCCGCCAACCTCTGGCATCGTTGCGCAGATTTTTGGCACGCGGTACATGGGGACGTTGTTTGCCATCGTTTTCTTTAGCCACCAAGTCGGAGCCTTCTTTGGGGTTTGGCTGGGCGGTTACTTCTTCGATAACTTTGGGTCATACATGCCTGTTTGGTGGGCGGGGATCGCCTTGGCCTTGACCGCAGCCGCGCTTCACGCCCCCATAAATGACGAGGCCGTTCCCCGGTTCGCAAACGGATAA
- a CDS encoding superoxide dismutase [Cu-Zn] SodC2: MAALGGTASAATITVTFHKVQTERANGLGEIVGMIVFQDTARGLKIMPNLKGLSEGRHGTHVHQNPDCGPKMKGGKLVGGLAAGSHFDPKKSGKHLGPHGGGHLGDLPLLYVDSNGRATRTSYAPALKLSDLKGRAIVIHSGGDNHSDIPKKLGGGGSRAACGVVVY; this comes from the coding sequence ATGGCTGCTCTTGGTGGGACCGCATCAGCGGCGACCATCACCGTTACGTTTCATAAAGTCCAGACGGAACGGGCGAATGGGCTTGGTGAGATCGTCGGTATGATCGTTTTTCAGGATACGGCACGTGGCCTAAAAATCATGCCCAATTTGAAAGGGCTATCCGAAGGTCGGCACGGCACCCACGTTCATCAGAATCCAGACTGCGGTCCTAAGATGAAGGGTGGAAAGTTGGTCGGGGGATTGGCGGCAGGTAGCCATTTTGATCCAAAAAAATCTGGCAAGCACTTAGGCCCTCACGGCGGCGGCCACTTAGGCGATTTACCGTTGCTCTATGTCGATTCTAATGGCAGGGCGACACGTACGTCCTACGCACCAGCACTCAAATTGTCAGACCTTAAAGGCCGCGCCATCGTAATTCACTCAGGCGGTGACAACCACTCCGATATCCCGAAAAAGCTCGGTGGGGGCGGTTCTAGGGCAGCTTGTGGTGTCGTTGTCTATTAG
- a CDS encoding sulfatase-like hydrolase/transferase, with product MPTPSNLIFILTDNHARSMAGCYGHPMVKTPNLDQIADTGVKFENAYCASSLCCPSRAAMATGLYPHQTGYWDNALVFDGRHASWHGQLRDRGYSAVAIGKLHYLSQEIDQGFSDEIVTMHIVKGTGDLIGLLRATDEGVPVRPPFREMYNQSGEGTAPYQNYDRDVTAEAVKWLKNEAPKQDHPWVLLVSYASPHPPFSVPKRFFDMYPMEDVPMPVQWEGTTRPDHPALNHTRRLDWLEEPFSEELVRRTVAGYCGLVSHVDEQIGEVMEAARTLGMMDDTRILYTSDHGEAAGNHGLLGKTTLYEHSLGVPLLMSGPDIPVGRAIKEVVSHVDLYETILDSTGCPTGTPDHLRFGNSLWPMIEETPMDRLGFAEVHVKSTKNAAFMVRDGDMKLIFHVGAPSQLFDLGNDPQETNDLAQNPAYKETLEELQRELRRIVDPDAANVRAKTDQLAHALKHGGPQAIRSEQNIVASPPPV from the coding sequence ATGCCAACACCTTCGAACCTAATATTTATTCTGACGGACAATCATGCCAGATCCATGGCGGGCTGTTATGGCCACCCTATGGTCAAGACCCCGAATTTGGACCAGATCGCAGACACAGGCGTTAAATTTGAAAATGCTTATTGCGCCAGTTCGTTGTGTTGCCCTTCTCGGGCAGCCATGGCGACCGGGTTATATCCCCATCAGACAGGGTACTGGGACAATGCTTTAGTATTTGATGGGCGTCACGCGTCCTGGCACGGGCAGTTGCGGGATCGGGGATATTCAGCTGTGGCCATCGGCAAGCTGCATTACCTTTCCCAAGAGATTGATCAGGGCTTTAGCGACGAAATCGTCACCATGCACATCGTAAAAGGGACGGGTGACTTGATTGGCCTGTTGCGAGCGACGGATGAGGGCGTGCCTGTTCGTCCTCCATTCAGAGAGATGTATAATCAATCAGGCGAAGGGACAGCACCTTACCAGAACTATGATCGGGATGTGACCGCTGAGGCGGTGAAATGGCTTAAGAACGAAGCCCCAAAGCAGGACCATCCTTGGGTTTTGCTGGTCTCCTATGCGAGCCCGCATCCACCATTCTCAGTTCCCAAACGATTCTTCGATATGTACCCCATGGAGGATGTGCCGATGCCAGTGCAATGGGAGGGCACAACCCGGCCCGATCATCCCGCACTCAACCATACTCGGCGGTTGGATTGGTTGGAGGAGCCGTTTAGTGAAGAACTCGTCCGTCGGACAGTCGCTGGTTATTGCGGACTAGTGAGCCATGTCGATGAACAAATTGGCGAAGTAATGGAGGCAGCGCGGACGCTTGGAATGATGGATGATACCCGCATCCTTTATACCAGTGACCATGGCGAAGCCGCAGGCAATCACGGCCTTTTGGGGAAGACCACGCTCTATGAGCATTCTCTGGGTGTCCCGCTGCTGATGTCGGGGCCTGACATCCCAGTGGGGCGGGCGATCAAGGAAGTCGTGTCGCATGTGGACCTGTATGAAACTATACTCGACTCCACTGGCTGCCCCACAGGCACCCCTGATCATTTGCGCTTTGGAAACTCATTGTGGCCAATGATCGAAGAGACACCAATGGATCGATTGGGCTTTGCTGAAGTACATGTTAAATCAACCAAGAACGCGGCATTTATGGTGCGGGACGGGGATATGAAGTTAATCTTCCACGTCGGCGCGCCGAGCCAGTTGTTTGATTTGGGGAATGATCCGCAGGAAACCAACGACCTCGCGCAAAACCCTGCCTATAAGGAAACCCTTGAAGAATTGCAACGGGAGCTTCGGCGCATCGTTGACCCTGATGCCGCTAATGTTCGTGCGAAAACAGATCAACTGGCTCATGCCCTTAAACATGGTGGCCCCCAGGCCATTCGCAGCGAACAAAACATTGTCGCCAGCCCGCCACCAGTTTAA
- a CDS encoding hydroxyacid dehydrogenase, translating into MANLVYFENWMDPIGPETISASSSIELMKMLFSDDPGQTWRVLETAHGYQCLPSTETEEQFYPSADFLTRCPNLLAISVSGAGYDMVDVDACTEAGVLVANQSGANAESVAQHVIGLMLSLAKQIIQTDRAIRRVDRNWTRWDYVGSELTGRTLGIIGLGKVGRRLAEIAKVFSMNVIAYDPYITDDDFIERGAMSVTLKDLMSKSDFVSINCPLTEETRGMIGEPEFDAMKPSAIFISTARGGIHDEVALENAIATKRLAGAGVDVFNAEPPAHDHPLMRFENVIASPHNAGVTTDCMFNMAKWAADQWINIFDGKRPQRFINPEVWPKFSERYSEIMGRPVAG; encoded by the coding sequence ATGGCTAACTTGGTTTATTTCGAAAATTGGATGGACCCGATAGGGCCTGAAACGATCAGCGCATCAAGCTCCATCGAACTCATGAAAATGTTGTTTTCCGATGATCCTGGTCAGACATGGCGGGTTCTAGAGACAGCACATGGGTATCAGTGTCTACCCTCGACGGAAACAGAAGAGCAATTTTACCCAAGCGCTGACTTTCTGACACGCTGTCCCAACCTGTTAGCGATATCAGTAAGTGGTGCCGGCTATGATATGGTTGATGTTGATGCCTGCACAGAAGCGGGCGTATTGGTTGCCAATCAATCTGGCGCCAATGCGGAATCGGTCGCCCAACACGTCATTGGTTTGATGTTGAGCCTCGCCAAACAAATTATCCAGACAGACCGAGCCATTCGTCGTGTTGACCGCAATTGGACCCGGTGGGATTACGTTGGGAGTGAGTTAACGGGCCGCACCCTTGGCATTATTGGGCTTGGCAAAGTTGGGCGACGGCTTGCGGAAATTGCAAAAGTATTTTCAATGAATGTCATTGCTTATGATCCTTACATTACGGATGACGATTTCATTGAGCGTGGCGCAATGTCCGTTACGCTGAAAGACTTAATGTCCAAATCCGATTTCGTTTCAATCAATTGTCCGCTCACGGAAGAAACAAGGGGTATGATTGGCGAGCCTGAATTCGATGCCATGAAACCAAGTGCTATCTTTATATCGACGGCGCGGGGTGGAATTCACGATGAAGTGGCCCTAGAAAATGCCATCGCGACAAAGCGATTAGCGGGCGCAGGCGTTGACGTCTTCAACGCGGAACCTCCTGCACACGATCACCCGTTGATGAGGTTCGAAAATGTCATCGCCTCTCCGCACAATGCCGGCGTGACTACGGATTGTATGTTTAATATGGCCAAATGGGCGGCGGATCAGTGGATCAATATATTTGACGGAAAACGCCCCCAAAGGTTCATTAATCCAGAGGTGTGGCCAAAGTTTTCGGAACGATATTCGGAAATTATGGGAAGGCCGGTCGCAGGCTAA
- a CDS encoding ABC transporter substrate-binding protein — MILRRNLIAFAIAVLVATAVAPQSASATSPEKAAGFLTQLANSTVAVLQVKGTPLDVREAKIRDLLRGNFDFYRIGRYVMGRAWRSSSKAQQKEFLGLFRENVLRTYSRRLGGYVGQSFKVVGSQKLGKKDALVRTVISRPSGPPIKAGWRIRETPKGFKILDVMVAGLSMIKTQQSEYASVIKSQGVNGLIESLRLRNTKFAARR; from the coding sequence ATGATTTTACGTCGTAATTTAATTGCATTTGCTATTGCAGTTCTTGTCGCAACGGCTGTTGCGCCCCAGTCTGCGTCAGCTACATCGCCTGAGAAAGCTGCGGGTTTTCTCACCCAGCTTGCAAATTCCACCGTTGCTGTTTTGCAGGTCAAGGGGACACCGCTAGATGTCCGCGAGGCCAAGATCCGTGATCTTCTACGCGGTAACTTTGATTTCTATCGTATTGGTCGATATGTCATGGGCCGGGCGTGGCGATCCTCAAGCAAGGCACAACAGAAAGAATTTTTAGGTCTGTTTCGTGAGAACGTACTCCGCACCTATTCAAGGCGGTTGGGTGGCTATGTCGGCCAGAGCTTCAAGGTCGTTGGCTCACAGAAACTCGGCAAGAAAGATGCGTTGGTCAGGACCGTTATTTCGCGACCAAGTGGCCCCCCAATTAAAGCTGGGTGGCGGATAAGAGAAACACCCAAAGGCTTCAAAATTCTCGACGTCATGGTCGCTGGACTGAGCATGATCAAAACTCAGCAATCCGAATATGCTTCTGTAATCAAATCACAGGGCGTTAACGGCTTGATTGAGAGTTTGCGACTGAGAAACACCAAATTCGCGGCCCGGCGCTAG
- a CDS encoding sel1 repeat family protein: MKALIGISKVYRPLAGALAVTAAITLAVPAEAETGSGWEKYQQGDFMGALAVWKPLAMKGDAGAQFNVGVMYNDGRGVEQNRKIALNWWNKAADNGDGQAQHNLAQAYANGLGVKKDYKRAVALLKMAAKKGVIRSQYSLGKMYSSGFGVPQDHTEAFRWIKMAGEKGQMKAQYNLGKIYRDGRGVEKNIKTAAQWFLKSALQDYAKAQNHIGTRLIEGKGIAQDKVRGMMFLILSSNQGHKSAPMNMRKHGANLTTKERLEAEIRAKKWAPAEQMN; the protein is encoded by the coding sequence ATGAAAGCTCTCATAGGAATATCGAAAGTTTATCGCCCTTTGGCAGGTGCACTTGCTGTGACGGCGGCCATCACTTTGGCCGTTCCTGCAGAAGCGGAAACAGGGTCTGGCTGGGAAAAATATCAGCAGGGTGACTTTATGGGTGCACTGGCTGTCTGGAAGCCCCTGGCGATGAAGGGCGACGCAGGCGCGCAGTTCAATGTCGGCGTGATGTACAACGATGGCCGCGGTGTTGAACAAAACCGCAAGATAGCGCTCAATTGGTGGAATAAGGCCGCCGATAATGGTGATGGTCAGGCACAACACAACCTGGCCCAGGCCTATGCCAATGGATTAGGCGTCAAGAAAGACTACAAGAGAGCAGTTGCCTTGCTAAAAATGGCCGCCAAGAAGGGCGTTATCCGTTCTCAATACTCGCTTGGCAAAATGTATTCCTCAGGCTTCGGGGTTCCGCAAGATCATACTGAGGCCTTCCGCTGGATTAAAATGGCGGGAGAGAAAGGCCAAATGAAGGCTCAGTACAACCTTGGCAAGATCTATCGGGATGGCCGTGGTGTAGAAAAGAATATTAAGACTGCAGCGCAGTGGTTTTTAAAGTCTGCTTTGCAAGATTATGCGAAAGCACAAAATCATATCGGCACGCGCTTAATTGAGGGCAAAGGCATCGCCCAGGACAAGGTCCGCGGCATGATGTTTCTAATTTTATCCTCTAATCAGGGCCACAAGTCAGCGCCTATGAATATGAGAAAACATGGTGCAAATTTGACCACCAAAGAACGCCTTGAGGCTGAAATTCGCGCTAAAAAATGGGCCCCAGCGGAGCAGATGAACTAA
- a CDS encoding NmrA family NAD(P)-binding protein has protein sequence MIGVLGGTGVTGSQVVAALKAKGADFKCIVRDPAAAAEKLGGDVNLIQGDLSDPSSLDAAFAGLDTLYLLCGHSPKLAEMELNGLEAAKRAGVSYLVKSSGSEKGVTADAPSEIIRNHYVVEQEVRKGAIDWAISQPNFFTSNLMNMAAPVVAMNKLITALPKETVISMVHPADVGECAAELLTNKSYQGAAYYLAGAAVTMEDVVNTMSDVLGREIEYVQVPPEAAKKAMEDKGMPDWLIAHMGGMMGFVAKGGMAHESEWVQKLTGHAPRTLKEWLEANKGAFGG, from the coding sequence ATGATTGGTGTATTAGGCGGGACCGGCGTAACCGGTTCTCAGGTGGTGGCAGCGCTCAAGGCGAAGGGTGCGGATTTTAAGTGTATTGTGCGCGATCCTGCTGCAGCAGCGGAAAAATTGGGCGGGGATGTTAATTTGATTCAGGGTGATCTAAGCGATCCCAGCAGTTTGGATGCGGCGTTCGCCGGACTTGATACGCTTTATCTCCTGTGCGGTCACAGCCCGAAACTGGCGGAAATGGAACTCAATGGTTTGGAAGCGGCAAAGCGCGCTGGTGTTTCTTACTTAGTTAAATCTTCGGGTAGTGAAAAAGGCGTCACCGCAGATGCGCCGTCTGAGATCATTCGCAACCATTACGTCGTCGAACAAGAAGTCCGCAAAGGCGCCATCGATTGGGCGATTAGCCAGCCTAATTTTTTCACGAGTAATCTAATGAACATGGCGGCTCCTGTTGTCGCCATGAATAAGCTGATTACGGCTCTGCCAAAAGAAACGGTTATTTCCATGGTTCACCCGGCGGATGTCGGTGAGTGTGCTGCGGAACTGCTGACGAATAAGTCTTACCAAGGTGCTGCCTATTATCTCGCCGGGGCTGCTGTGACCATGGAAGACGTTGTTAACACGATGTCGGATGTTCTGGGCCGGGAAATCGAATACGTTCAAGTGCCGCCGGAAGCCGCAAAGAAAGCCATGGAAGACAAAGGCATGCCAGATTGGTTGATTGCCCACATGGGGGGAATGATGGGATTTGTTGCCAAAGGCGGCATGGCCCATGAAAGTGAGTGGGTTCAGAAATTGACGGGACACGCGCCCCGAACACTGAAAGAATGGCTTGAAGCCAATAAAGGCGCATTCGGGGGCTAA
- a CDS encoding amidohydrolase family protein, whose protein sequence is MIPILDSHHHIWRHADLPWLNGPEVTRVFGPYEGLRRDYLMEDLMADMAGSGIVGSVYLQVNWAPEQAVDEAAWVQSVSDRLGWPHGIVAYTNFFDDDSPETLKKLSAFPKMRGIRHQLHWHENDLYRIQPRPDVMNDTTWRKNFARLQDYGWSFDLQVFASQMKDAAKLAADYPGIPQILQHAGMAEDRSPEGLALWRDGMKALADQPNVFCKLSAFGTFIHENSEDHIAELIGQTLEIFPPERCLFGSNYPIEMLWTPYAPIVTAHRKAIAHLPEADQRAILHDTAVGVYKLEGMAAEPL, encoded by the coding sequence ATGATTCCAATATTAGATTCGCACCACCATATTTGGCGTCATGCCGACTTGCCGTGGCTGAACGGGCCTGAGGTTACACGCGTCTTTGGCCCTTACGAGGGACTGCGCCGGGATTATTTGATGGAAGATCTGATGGCCGATATGGCGGGCTCAGGTATCGTTGGATCGGTTTATCTGCAGGTCAATTGGGCCCCGGAACAAGCCGTTGATGAAGCGGCTTGGGTGCAGAGCGTATCGGACCGCCTGGGGTGGCCACATGGCATTGTCGCTTATACCAATTTCTTCGATGACGATTCTCCTGAAACATTGAAAAAACTAAGCGCATTTCCGAAAATGCGAGGCATTCGTCATCAACTCCATTGGCACGAAAATGATCTTTATCGCATTCAACCCCGCCCGGATGTCATGAACGATACGACTTGGCGCAAGAATTTTGCGCGGCTTCAAGACTATGGCTGGTCGTTTGACTTGCAGGTCTTTGCCTCACAAATGAAAGATGCGGCCAAGCTCGCGGCGGACTATCCTGGAATTCCTCAAATCCTCCAGCACGCAGGCATGGCCGAAGATCGCTCCCCCGAAGGGTTGGCTCTCTGGCGCGACGGCATGAAAGCGCTGGCGGATCAGCCCAATGTATTCTGTAAGCTGTCCGCCTTCGGCACGTTTATTCACGAGAATTCAGAAGACCACATCGCCGAATTGATTGGTCAGACGTTGGAAATCTTCCCACCGGAACGGTGCTTGTTTGGTTCCAATTATCCAATTGAAATGCTGTGGACGCCATATGCGCCCATCGTTACGGCCCACCGGAAGGCAATCGCTCATTTACCAGAAGCTGATCAACGGGCGATCCTGCATGATACCGCCGTTGGGGTGTACAAGCTCGAAGGGATGGCGGCTGAGCCTTTATGA